CCACCACTCGGCCAAAGTTTCCCGGGTGATGAGCGTGGAGGGGTGATCGGGGCCCAACACACGGACCGTGTCTTCCAATAGTTTCACGAAGGCCATTGCGGCCCGGACCGAATCTCCCATCTGGCCCCACGCGTAGGCGAGGTTGGCTCGTGTGTTGAAGGTGTGAGGGTGGTCGGGGCCCAAGACCCGCACCCGGTCCTCCAGCAACTCAGCAAAGGCGGTCGCAGCCCCAGCCGCATCACCCGCCTCTCCCCGCCATCGGGCGAGGCTGTTCCGGCTAGTCAGGGTGTGAGGGTGGTCGGGGCCCAAGACCCGCACCCGGTCCTCCAGCAACTCAGCAAAGGCGGTCGCAGCCCCAGCCGCATCACCCGCCTCTCCCCGCCATCGGGCGAGGTTGCTCCGGGTGCCGAGGGTGTGAGGGTGGTCGGGGCCCAAGACCCGCACCCGGTCCTCCAGCAACTCAGCAAAGGCGGTCGCAGCCCCAGCCGCATCACCCGACTGTCCCCATGAGTAGGCGAGGTGGTGCCGGGTGTCGAGGGTTTGCGGGTGATCGGGGCCGAGTACGCGCACCATATCGACCAGTAGCTCGGCGAAGGTGGCCCCGGCTCCGGCTGCGTCACCTGTCTGGCCTCTCCACCGAGCGAAGCCGTGCCGGGCAGTGAGGGTGTCGAGGTGGTCGGACCCGAGACGGTGGGTTGTGGTGGCAGTGAGCCGGCGGAAGTAGTCGCGGGCTGCGGTGACCTGTCCAGCTTTGCCGAGACTGCGGCCGGCCCGGTAGAGCACCGCGTGCGCGTGCGGCTGGTAGATCACGTCTTCGGCGCAGATGGCGAGAGCAGTGGTATTGGCGCGCAGGGATTGTGCCAGTGCGGTGTCGCGTTCGATATCGGGCCAGGTGGCCAACAAGGCGTCGGCGGCGGCGCGAGCGACGGCGTAGCGCTGGGGGGCGGCGAGGGTGTCATGGACGGCGCGTTGGACGAGCTGGTGGACGCGCACCGCGGTGCCCTGAGTTTTCGGGGTGTAGTCGATCAGGCTCAGTCGGCGCAGTGCGCTCAACGACATGTGTGCATACCGCTCGGGCACGGGCCTGACATTTTGGTGATCTGCTGCGCCGGGGTCGTCAGCTGAGCCTGCCGGCGGGGTCGGCACGTCAGCGGCGGATGGTGTATTGGCGTGCGTTGTCCGGTATTGGGCGAGGTAGGTGCGAGCCGGGGTGCTGCTCAGAATGGTCTCGGGGATGCCATTGGCATCAAGAAACGCGGCGAGTTGGAGCATGGGGCGGGCCAGTCCCGCGGGCCTGAGGGCGTCCGCACGTTCGATGGACAGGGCCCAGGTCGCAGCCACGGCCTCCGGTTGGCCGTCGGGCCGACGATCAGGCGCGGTGTCGCCCAGTGGGGTGGTGCGGCTGGACAGCAGCTGCCGGTACTGGGCGCAGTTCATTCCCACATCGGCAAGTTCGGCGATGTAGGCGACAGCTTGGGCCAACGCCAGGGGGAGGTGTCCGAGGTCGTGGGCGAGGGCGGCCGCGTCGTCATCAGGTTCGGCCAGGTGGTGGGAGGCGAGGACGGCATTGAGGTAGGAGAGTGATTCGGCGGGGGTGAAGACGCCGACCGGGATGAGCCGGCGGCCTGTAGTGAGGGCGGGCTCGCGACTGCGCGTGGTGACCAGCGTGCAGCCGGTGGGGCTGGCCGGCGGCCATAGGCCGCTGAGGTGGTCCGGGTCGGTCACATCGTCGAGGACCACTAGCCAGCGGCAGGAACGCTGGCCGGCTTTGGGTTCCAGCCAGGCCAGGAACGCGGCGGCGGCTTGCTCGGACTCGGTCGGGGCGGGGCTGCCGAGCAGCTCTGCCGCAGCCGCCGCGTAGGACGTGATGACGGCGGCGGTCGTTGCTGCAGTGGCCCAGACCAGCACGTCCAGGGCGCCGCTCTGCCAGACGGTGCGCGCATAGTGGGCAGCGAGTTGGGTCTTCCCAGCCCCACCCAGCCCGACCATGACTCCCGCTGGTGAGGGCTGCGTGCCGACCGAGATCGCACCGCCGGAGAGCACCTCGATCAGGCAGGCAGTCTCGGCACGGGCCTGAAAACAGCCAGCCTGTGCAGGGATCGTCCCGACTTGATGTGGCCACGAAGCTGGCGGCCGGGATGCCGCGTGGACGTGATGGTCGACCCTACCCGCAACAGGGCCGTGGAAGGTGCTATGGCGGAAGTCGAACCGGTCGCCCCCAACGGCCCCAACGGCCCCAGCCTCCGTAATGCCCTCAACTGGCTTTCGCTGCGCCACCGCCGCTCCCATCAGGCCGACACCACATCCCGACCGTACCCAGCCATCCACCACCTCAACTACGGCTCAGCGCAAAGCCGTTACTCCGCCCCAGCCCGTCAGCGGCCTGGAATCTGCGGCCGCATCGTTGGTTCCCCCAGCGCCACCCCCCAGCACCTAGAGCTTCACGGTGATGCCAAGACGGTTGAGCCGAATGGTCCTTCGGCTGACTCATGCGCCACCGTCGTCTCGCTCGCAACTATTAGGGCCACTTGCACCACTCCGAAGCTCTGACCGGCCTCCGTGATCAATCTGATGGCCGCCGGCTTATCGGCGATGCGGCCCCGGACTGGCGCGATACTGGCCCGGGCCTAGTGGCGTACCTGCGGGTTCTGCGCCCGCCACTGGGCAAGACGTTCATGGGCGGCCCGCGCACGGCGCGGGCGACTGATCCGGAACCTTCCGGTGCTCCTGCTCACTGTGCGTCGTCGCCTCCAAGCGCGACGTGCTGCTCTCGGTTGGCCGGCGGCCGCGGCTGGCCGACCTGTACGCCGAGGTCGAGCAGGTGCGCGGCGACAGCTTCCGCGCGGACTGGCACATCACCGACCTGACCCGGCACGCCGCGACGTGCGGTGCCCCCGACCCCGGAGTCGTCTGCGCGGACGACGGCCCGGAGTTCACCGCCCTGCAGGAGCAGGTCCGGTAGACGCTGGCGAGGAAGCCCCGCAAGGAACCCGAGATGGCCCGGCACAACGGCCGTGCACGGTGCGGCGGCTACACCGCCTACAACTGACACCCCCGTGGGTCCGGACCGACCTGTTCGGCCCCGGCCCGGCACACGCCCCCTTACAGTGGATGAAGGAGATGACCATGGACACCAACCCCACCGCCCTGCTTCTCGACCTCGCCGCCAGAGCCCAGCACCTGAGTGACCGGGACGTTCTGCAGGACCTTCTCGCCAGCGGCCATCGCGCCTGGTGCGAAGGCGTCGCCGATGTCCATTCCGGCGTGCGACGGGAGGCCGCGCCCCTGTCCGACGACCAGCTCACCGAGCGGTGCGCTGCCGCGGGCGCGCCGTGGGAGCAGGGGATGACACGCGACGAGGCGGTGTCCGCGCTCGCGTTCGCGACCTGGGATGCCGTGCCAGCCGCGATGGCCTACACGGAGCTAGAAGAACGCGCCACGCTCTTCGGTGTCTGCCTTCTTGGCGAAGAACTCCAGTAGCCTCCTCTCGCGCTGAGCTGGACACGAACCCATCACCTTTGGCATTATCGAACCTGTCACGCTCGACCGGGCGCCGACACCGCCTTGCCGATCCTTCCCAAGGGGCCCAGATGTCTCCCGCCGAGCGGCTCGTGGACACCGCGCAGATCGTGTCCGAGTTCGGCACGAGCAAGTCCCGGATCAGCGAGTGGAGCAACAACCCGGACAGCGGCTTCCCGGAGGTCGCCCGCTGGGACGGCAAGCGGTTCTGGCACCACGCCGAGGTCGCCGCATTCTTCGCGCAGCGTGCGCCGAAGAAGCGCACGCTGCCGGCCGCGGTACTCGAGGCCGACCAGGACGAGCTGCTGACCAAGCGGGAAGTGGCGCAGCTTCTGGGGTACACCCGCACGTCGACCATCGACGCCTACTTCCGCGACCGGCCCGACTACTTCCCCGCGCCCGACGAGGATGCCGACGGCCAGATGTGGCGCCGCGGCACGATCGTCACCTGGGCGGCCAACCGCCCCGGCAAGGGCCGGCGCAGCTCCGCGCTGGCGGCTCCGCGGCCTGAGGTCTCGGCAGACGGCGATCCCGACGAGCTCCTCGGCACGGCCGAGGTCGCCGTCCTGCTCGGCTACAGCAGTCCGGCTTCCTTCTCCAGCGCCCTGTACCAGGGGCGCATCCCCGAACTGCCCGAGCCGGACGCCCTGGAGAAGAAGGAAGGCAGCCGCGGTCCGGCGCGCAAGAAGTGGCGCCGGGCCACCATCGTCGCCGCCGCCCGCAAGCGCGGCGTGCTGCCGCCCGTCGGCAGGGACGAGAACGAGGACCTGGTCGGCGCCGCCGAAGCAGCCCGGATCCTCGGATACCGCAACGCCGACAGTTTCATCAGCGCACTCGGGCACGGGCTCCTGCCCGACCTCGAGCAGCCCGACGGATACGAATACCGCCGCGGCAGCGGCGGCCGCCCCCGTCAGCAGCGCTGGAAACGCTCCCGCCTCGAGGAGCTGGCCGCCCGCCGCTCCCCGGCGCCCTGACTGCAGCGCACCGAACCGCGTCACACGCGGGATACCGTAAGACCGCGGCCTCTGGTTTAAGGGAACGACGAACTCCCGGCGGGCCAGACACCGCACGATGGCCGGCATGGAGAGGCCAGCCACCCCTCCGCCGCGAAGCCGCACGGCTTCGCGGCACCGGCCATCGCCGTTTCCTGAGCTTGTCCTTTGACGTCGCAGGCTACTTACGGTGCGGTCCCAGGCTCGATCGTCGGCCAGCTCCCCAGCGCGGAAGCGAGCCGGTCCTGGAGTGCCGGGTCTTGCACTTCGGCAGCAAGGCGGTAGGCGATGGGCCCGATCTGCCAGCCGGCGTGATGGTCGAAGTGCGGAAAGGGTCCCGCGGCGTTGTGTGCGAGCTTGCCGACCAGCTCAGCAAGTCGGAAGAACAGCTGTTCCGCGGGGCGGTCCTCCATGCCCAGACTGCTTCGGCGGACAAGGTCGAACAATTCGCGGCCACGACCCCACTGCGTTTGGTCGGCCGCCATCTCCAGGGCCGCCTCGATCTCAGGAGCCCTGCCCAGACTCATCGAAGCGGCCTCAAGGACGTGGCCAGCCCATGTCACCGGGCGTTGCTGCCGCTCGAACAGAGATCGCCCCCACTGGCGAATGTCGTTCGCTCCGTCGCTGCTCATTTCACGATCATGACGGGGATACAGCTCGCCTTCTTCCTCTTTCTTCTTCTGGACTGGGCGGAGTGCGCAGCGTACGGATCGCTGCGGCATGGAAGTTGCCGCGTGCCACCATCGCCTGTGTGAGAGCTCGCTCCCAGCGTTCTGGGTCCACCCACGGCGGTTCGCGATGCGGCTGCGCGAGGAACTCGTCCCGCATCCCCACGAATGCGTCCTCCAGGCATCAGGTCCGCGCCGCCGCGCACACCGACGCCGTCCACACCCAGGCCGAGAAGGCCAGGGCCCGCATCACCCGCTGACCAGTACCACTCACCGCCGCCCATGGAGACCTGCGCCATGTCCGACGCCCTCGACGCGCACCCGTCCCCGCAGGCCGTTGTCCGCCTGCTCACCACCGGCGCCCCCTTGCAACAGCCTGGCGAGCCGGGGCTGTTCATCCGGTTCTGGCACGGAGGCCCGGCTGGAAGGCAGACGATTCAGCCTGGCCCTGGGACGCGCCGTCCACCGCCCGCCTCACCACCGCCGCCCTACGCGAGCTTGCCGAGGCCGAGCAGCTCACCGGCAATGTCGCCGCGCCGCTGGAGTGGCTTTGCCGATGGACAGGAACAGCGTGTGCCGATGAGTTCTGACAGCAGTTCCTGCTCCGTGGGTTCGAGAATGTCGGTGTGACACCGCCTCGGGTTGCTCGGACCTCCTTCCTTGATCGGTCTTCGAAAGAGCCTCGGCCCAACGACTTGGGTCAAAAGTGCGTGGCGATCCCGAAGACGCGGCGGAGCTGCGCCATGTCGTGCCGATCACGTTCCGATGGTTCGTATCCCTGGTGGAAGTAGACCTGCTGCTCGGCGGACAAGCACGGGACGGGCGTCCCCTGAACGGTCCCCGTCACGAAGCACGCGGAGGGATAGACGAAAGGACGCTGCGGATCGGGTGACGCCTGCACCGCTGAGCCGTCGTCGGAGAAGACCAGCGGGTGAAGGTCAATATCTCGCCCGTCCGGGGCCGTCATAACAAATCGGATGGGCCTCCGGTCCAGGCTCTCCACGAAACCTTCCGCAGAGAGGGCCGCCAACGCAGCGGCTTCCTGGTCTTGCCGGTGCATCAAGTCCAGGTCGCGATGGTCCCGGGTCTGCTCACCGAGCAGAGCATCGATCCCCCATCCTCCACCGACCCAGACATCCACCTTCGCCCGCCGCAACAGGGCCAGGACGAACAACACGTCATCGGCCTTCATCACCCGATGCAGGCTAGAAGCGCCCGCCTCGGGCAACGAATGATTTCCTTTGGCCCGTCAGGACAGTCTCACGGGGCCGGGCTGGTCACGCCGTTCTCGTCCATGACGAAGACGCCCGTGGTCTTGCTGTCGACCTGCCGGTCCTTGATCCACTGCGCCGACAGGTCGTGCAGATTCTTGTGCTGGCGTTCCCAAGGCATCTGGTGTCCGGTACCGAGTGCTTTGACCATCAGCTTGTGAGGTCCGGTGATTGCGTCGTACAGCGCGCGGACCGAGAAGTTGAGCTCCGCATTCGAGCTCGGCGGCGTCGTGTTCGCCGTCCTGTCGTGCTCCCCGTCCACAATCAGCACGGGCACGCTTCCGCCGAGGACCCCGCCCTGCCCCGCGGTCGTCTCGTTCCATCCCCACCGGACGAAGCTCCTGATGCGGTTCAGGCCTTCCGGCGGCCCCCAGGTGCGGCCGACCGGGTCGCTGTCCATGAACGCCGCCCACACCACTTCCACCATGCCGGGTTCCCGCTGGTCTAGGGAGCGCAGCTCGGTGTTCCAATCTTTCTCCAGGCCCGGTCTCGCACCGAGGGACATCGGAAACCCCGGAAGCGGCGGCGGGCTCGGTGGGGTCGACGTGGCCTTGGGCGGAAAGATCGGCGCCAGCAGGAACATGCTCTCCACGTTCTCCGGATGCTGGACCGCGTAGGGTCCCATCGTCAACGCGGCCGCGGACCAGCCGACGAAGGCGACCTGCTCCACCTTGCATTCCTGCTTGATGTACTCCACGACGGTGTGCAGCTCGGCTTGGTCGCTGTCGGAGTTGTTCAGCTGGAACGGGTAGCTGGGGCTGCACGGGGTGAAGCCCGGCGGCCGTGGAATGAGCAGCTTCTGGTCGAGGTCGCTGAGGTTGCACGGGGAGCCCATCTCGGGACGAGGTGACCGCCCGGCGCCCTGGAGGTCCATCAAGAAGACGTCGTAACCGGCCTGCGCCAGTGCCTCGGCCCAGCCGTACGTCTTGTAC
Above is a genomic segment from Streptomyces sp. R21 containing:
- the fxsT gene encoding FxSxx-COOH system tetratricopeptide repeat protein, coding for MVGLGGAGKTQLAAHYARTVWQSGALDVLVWATAATTAAVITSYAAAAAELLGSPAPTESEQAAAAFLAWLEPKAGQRSCRWLVVLDDVTDPDHLSGLWPPASPTGCTLVTTRSREPALTTGRRLIPVGVFTPAESLSYLNAVLASHHLAEPDDDAAALAHDLGHLPLALAQAVAYIAELADVGMNCAQYRQLLSSRTTPLGDTAPDRRPDGQPEAVAATWALSIERADALRPAGLARPMLQLAAFLDANGIPETILSSTPARTYLAQYRTTHANTPSAADVPTPPAGSADDPGAADHQNVRPVPERYAHMSLSALRRLSLIDYTPKTQGTAVRVHQLVQRAVHDTLAAPQRYAVARAAADALLATWPDIERDTALAQSLRANTTALAICAEDVIYQPHAHAVLYRAGRSLGKAGQVTAARDYFRRLTATTTHRLGSDHLDTLTARHGFARWRGQTGDAAGAGATFAELLVDMVRVLGPDHPQTLDTRHHLAYSWGQSGDAAGAATAFAELLEDRVRVLGPDHPHTLGTRSNLARWRGEAGDAAGAATAFAELLEDRVRVLGPDHPHTLTSRNSLARWRGEAGDAAGAATAFAELLEDRVRVLGPDHPHTFNTRANLAYAWGQMGDSVRAAMAFVKLLEDTVRVLGPDHPSTLITRETLAEWWGEAGDAAGAATALAALVHDMVRVLGPDHPRTLTSRKSHSRWRRQADSGQTDDRPTRVGWKALMIFLLSLA
- a CDS encoding nucleotidyltransferase domain-containing protein, yielding MKADDVLFVLALLRRAKVDVWVGGGWGIDALLGEQTRDHRDLDLMHRQDQEAAALAALSAEGFVESLDRRPIRFVMTAPDGRDIDLHPLVFSDDGSAVQASPDPQRPFVYPSACFVTGTVQGTPVPCLSAEQQVYFHQGYEPSERDRHDMAQLRRVFGIATHF
- a CDS encoding alpha/beta fold hydrolase; translation: MVKLFVRERKTVPWWTGAVRKPVLMLHGRSSPVLAGFDLQYKTYGWAEALAQAGYDVFLMDLQGAGRSPRPEMGSPCNLSDLDQKLLIPRPPGFTPCSPSYPFQLNNSDSDQAELHTVVEYIKQECKVEQVAFVGWSAAALTMGPYAVQHPENVESMFLLAPIFPPKATSTPPSPPPLPGFPMSLGARPGLEKDWNTELRSLDQREPGMVEVVWAAFMDSDPVGRTWGPPEGLNRIRSFVRWGWNETTAGQGGVLGGSVPVLIVDGEHDRTANTTPPSSNAELNFSVRALYDAITGPHKLMVKALGTGHQMPWERQHKNLHDLSAQWIKDRQVDSKTTGVFVMDENGVTSPAP